From the Psychrilyobacter piezotolerans genome, one window contains:
- a CDS encoding metallophosphoesterase — MHRFIFWLILILALNFFIHLYVFFKVSIFWSGRRNVILYILSFFTSLLIIPATILLEWNNNFISQLFYSFSWLLMGVFFVTCISLLIFQIIGGVCSIHRTYLTAASLILSLIIVIYSFINAGKVDVKTVDIDNFGKKLKIVQVTDLHLDPLTSSKRLPEIVERINSLKPDIVAITGDIVSHNTLINPITFAPLKNIEAKTYFISGNHEHYIDKDKVLKLIENTGVKVLIDEVDFYKGVQVIGIDYKRDKNKVDDVLSELKLDKKTPALLLLHVPMDVRDERVKLILSGHTHYGQIVPFNFIVRTAFKYMKGLYPLENGYIYVSPGTGTWGPHMRLGSKNEITLFFVE, encoded by the coding sequence ATGCATAGGTTTATATTTTGGCTTATTTTGATATTGGCTTTAAACTTTTTTATCCACCTTTATGTTTTCTTTAAAGTTTCAATATTTTGGAGTGGAAGAAGGAATGTTATTTTATATATTTTATCCTTTTTTACATCTCTCTTGATAATTCCAGCAACAATTCTTTTAGAATGGAATAATAACTTTATTTCTCAGCTATTTTACAGTTTTTCCTGGTTATTGATGGGGGTATTTTTTGTAACTTGTATCTCTCTGCTTATTTTTCAAATAATAGGGGGAGTGTGTTCTATTCATAGGACCTACCTTACAGCTGCTTCTCTGATATTGTCACTGATTATAGTGATTTACTCCTTTATTAATGCAGGAAAAGTAGATGTGAAAACTGTAGATATTGATAACTTTGGAAAAAAATTAAAAATTGTCCAAGTCACAGATCTTCATCTGGATCCCTTAACGTCTTCTAAGAGGCTCCCGGAAATAGTGGAAAGAATCAATTCTTTAAAGCCGGACATTGTGGCAATAACTGGAGATATAGTTTCACATAATACCCTCATAAATCCTATCACTTTTGCACCTTTAAAAAATATTGAAGCAAAAACCTACTTCATAAGTGGAAATCATGAGCATTATATAGATAAAGACAAAGTTTTGAAACTTATTGAAAACACAGGAGTTAAAGTTCTAATAGATGAGGTGGACTTTTATAAGGGGGTTCAGGTCATAGGAATTGATTATAAAAGGGATAAAAATAAAGTGGATGATGTTTTATCAGAACTGAAACTTGATAAAAAAACTCCCGCACTGCTTCTCCTGCATGTGCCCATGGATGTGAGAGATGAAAGAGTTAAGCTGATATTGAGCGGCCATACCCACTATGGTCAGATAGTTCCCTTCAATTTTATAGTCAGAACAGCATTTAAATATATGAAGGGACTTTATCCATTGGAGAATGGATACATATATGTATCTCCGGGTACAGGAACATGGGGACCTCATATGAGACTTGGCTCAAAAAATGAGATTACTTTGTTTTTTGTGGAGTAA
- a CDS encoding dipeptide epimerase produces MIIEKIQIGKIKIPLITPFKTALRTVESVEDIVIIIETDTGNIGFGEAPPTAVITGDTHNSIIGAVSLIGKQLIGKNIEDFNDLIGLVQGAIIKNTSAKAAVEIALYDLFAQSMNKPLYKVLGGGPSQLKTDLTISVDSVEKMVSDSLKAVEAGFDQLKIKVGKNIEEDIHRIKSIYEAVGPNIKLRLDANQGWSTKESLYAIKKIEEYGIVLDFVEQPVKAVDIHGMIKVTSEVLSPILADESIFSPRDAVEVITRKAADIVNIKLMKTGGISNALKIINICEIYDIPCMIGCMLEGGISVTAAAHLAAAKSSVITRIDLDGPALCSENPLDGGLIMDGSKITLPPEPGLGIKAVAGFEFIQEIK; encoded by the coding sequence ATGATCATAGAAAAGATACAGATTGGAAAGATCAAGATTCCGTTAATCACACCATTTAAAACAGCACTTCGAACCGTGGAAAGTGTAGAAGACATAGTTATAATTATAGAGACCGATACAGGGAATATTGGGTTTGGTGAAGCTCCTCCAACTGCTGTTATCACAGGGGATACCCATAATTCTATAATAGGAGCAGTTAGTTTAATAGGAAAGCAGTTGATAGGAAAAAATATCGAAGATTTTAACGACCTTATAGGTCTTGTACAGGGTGCAATAATCAAAAATACCAGTGCAAAGGCAGCTGTGGAGATCGCTCTTTACGACCTGTTTGCCCAGTCCATGAATAAACCTCTGTATAAAGTCCTAGGAGGAGGCCCCAGCCAATTAAAGACCGATCTGACCATAAGTGTAGATAGCGTTGAAAAGATGGTCTCTGACAGCCTTAAAGCTGTAGAAGCAGGCTTTGATCAGTTAAAAATTAAGGTGGGGAAAAATATTGAAGAAGATATCCATAGGATAAAATCAATCTATGAGGCAGTGGGTCCCAATATAAAATTGAGGTTAGACGCAAACCAGGGATGGAGTACAAAAGAATCACTCTATGCCATCAAGAAGATTGAAGAATATGGGATTGTCCTGGATTTTGTAGAACAGCCGGTAAAAGCCGTCGATATCCATGGAATGATAAAGGTAACATCTGAAGTTTTATCTCCAATTTTGGCAGATGAATCTATCTTTTCACCCAGAGATGCAGTGGAGGTGATCACTCGAAAAGCTGCTGATATTGTCAATATCAAATTGATGAAAACAGGGGGAATATCAAATGCTTTAAAAATAATTAATATCTGTGAAATATACGATATCCCATGTATGATCGGCTGTATGTTAGAAGGTGGAATAAGTGTTACAGCAGCAGCCCATCTGGCAGCAGCAAAGAGTTCTGTTATAACCCGGATAGATTTAGATGGTCCTGCCCTCTGCAGTGAAAATCCATTGGATGGCGGCCTTATCATGGATGGGTCTAAGATAACCTTACCCCCTGAACCTGGCTTGGGAATAAAAGCTGTGGCCGGATTTGAATTTATCCAAGAGATAAAATAA
- a CDS encoding YwbE family protein, whose translation MDGRNRSDVKPGIEVAIVLKNDQRSGKLTYGTVQDLLTNSKFHPHGIKVRLTDGQVGRVKEIIIK comes from the coding sequence ATGGATGGAAGAAATAGAAGCGATGTAAAACCTGGGATAGAGGTAGCTATCGTCTTAAAAAATGACCAAAGAAGCGGTAAATTAACCTATGGAACAGTACAGGATCTCCTGACTAACAGCAAGTTTCATCCCCATGGAATAAAAGTGAGACTTACAGACGGGCAGGTTGGAAGGGTAAAAGAGATTATAATAAAGTAA
- a CDS encoding sodium:solute symporter family protein — MNQVILSLYFFIVIFIGYSSYRKIKGSRDYFIAGKDAGVREIAGSLLATVLGSSAIIGSVNFSYANGWAGSWFMLCAAFGLLCLLPLVDRLKKNKSYNLPELMGEFYGEEVKNLSSVIIPIAWVGIVAAQIMGSAKIISIFVDMNYSTAVILSGLVFIAYTFLGGQLSIIKTDFIQFLFIIAGVVLCFVYILKGNGEINGMGMINEKFDYLDLFIMILTYSSTFLVGPDIYSRIFCARDEKTAKQAIKLSIVILIPLGFILAGIGVYVSSNYGVDIAKGSVLMFLADRVLPQPIVILLYFGLLSAVISSADTTLLTASSTFAQIFMKDLREEKAIRLTRIFILIFGGFSILVALKLTFILPTLLLALAVYSGAFIVPCLAGILGYKCGEKYAVLGILFGGGLALYGKIMGGTTGNMIIISSFLVNFMILAAGRTRKVRI, encoded by the coding sequence ATGAATCAGGTAATTTTAAGTTTGTATTTTTTTATAGTTATTTTTATAGGTTATAGTTCTTACAGGAAAATCAAAGGATCGAGAGATTATTTTATAGCAGGAAAAGATGCAGGTGTAAGGGAGATAGCCGGAAGTCTTTTGGCAACAGTATTGGGAAGTTCAGCGATTATAGGAAGTGTTAATTTTTCCTATGCCAATGGATGGGCTGGATCCTGGTTTATGCTTTGTGCAGCTTTTGGACTCTTATGTCTTTTACCCCTGGTAGACAGGTTAAAAAAAAATAAAAGTTACAATCTTCCGGAACTCATGGGAGAATTTTACGGGGAGGAAGTGAAAAATCTATCATCTGTTATTATTCCTATTGCATGGGTAGGTATAGTTGCAGCTCAGATAATGGGATCTGCTAAGATAATCTCTATCTTTGTGGATATGAATTATTCTACTGCAGTTATTCTAAGCGGCTTAGTATTCATTGCCTATACATTTTTAGGCGGGCAGTTATCTATTATCAAAACAGATTTTATTCAATTTCTGTTTATAATAGCAGGGGTAGTTCTTTGTTTTGTCTATATTTTAAAAGGGAATGGAGAAATAAACGGGATGGGGATGATCAATGAAAAATTTGATTATTTAGATCTGTTTATTATGATCCTTACCTATTCATCTACTTTTTTGGTGGGGCCGGATATTTACTCCAGGATATTTTGTGCGAGAGATGAAAAGACAGCTAAACAAGCAATAAAATTATCCATTGTAATTTTAATCCCATTGGGATTTATTTTAGCGGGGATAGGAGTTTATGTGAGTTCAAACTACGGAGTAGACATAGCTAAAGGATCGGTGCTGATGTTTTTAGCAGACAGAGTGTTGCCCCAGCCAATAGTGATCTTACTTTATTTTGGACTATTATCGGCAGTTATCTCCTCAGCAGATACAACCCTGCTTACCGCCTCATCTACCTTTGCCCAGATCTTCATGAAAGATCTCAGGGAGGAGAAAGCCATCAGATTAACCAGAATATTTATCCTTATTTTCGGAGGATTTTCTATACTGGTAGCACTAAAACTTACCTTTATATTGCCCACACTGCTGCTGGCTCTGGCGGTCTATTCAGGGGCTTTTATAGTTCCTTGTCTGGCAGGAATTTTAGGATATAAGTGCGGGGAAAAATATGCTGTATTGGGAATTTTATTTGGGGGAGGACTGGCTCTCTATGGTAAAATAATGGGGGGAACAACGGGAAACATGATAATTATCTCTTCATTCTTGGTGAACTTTATGATCCTGGCAGCGGGAAGAACGAGAAAGGTTAGAATATAA
- the nhaC gene encoding Na+/H+ antiporter NhaC has protein sequence MGSKMKKETTLMYALIPLLFLIGSLFYAIQIAHIDVHIPILVSAFFAAGVAIFGLNYTWNEIEEGVVETIKMALGAIIILMIIGMVVGTWIQSGVVPTMIFYGLKILSPGIFLPATLIICAIVSVATGSSWTTAATVGIALIGVGEGLGIPRHIVAGAIISGAYMGDKLSPLSDTTNLAPAMAGTDLFTHIKHMLYTTVPSFIISIILFGFIGTKYTGAALNTEMIDGILSTLSGNFNISPLLLLVPVIVIGAVIMKVPAIPGLFGGAILGGIAAMIFQGASLATVFSTLHYGYEGESGLEMVDSLLNRGGLDSMMWTVSLIICAMILGGIMEKTQMLETLALKILSVAHTTGNLILVTILTPIFVNSVAGDQYLAIVVPGRMFKGAYEEKGLHPKNLSRSLEDAGTLTSPLIPWNTCGAYMIATLGLAPWTYVPYCFLNLINPIVAIIYGYTGFSIEKIEKKKVEAEAEV, from the coding sequence ATGGGGAGTAAGATGAAAAAGGAAACGACACTGATGTACGCACTGATACCGTTGTTATTTTTAATAGGGAGTTTATTTTATGCAATTCAAATTGCACACATTGATGTACACATACCTATCTTAGTATCGGCATTTTTCGCAGCAGGAGTAGCTATATTTGGTCTGAACTACACATGGAATGAGATAGAAGAAGGAGTAGTTGAAACTATCAAGATGGCTTTAGGTGCAATTATAATTCTTATGATAATCGGAATGGTAGTAGGAACTTGGATTCAATCTGGTGTAGTACCAACTATGATCTTTTATGGATTAAAGATCTTGTCACCGGGAATATTTTTACCGGCAACTCTTATTATATGTGCTATTGTATCGGTGGCTACCGGTTCGTCATGGACAACAGCAGCAACAGTTGGTATCGCACTTATTGGTGTAGGAGAAGGACTGGGAATACCTAGACATATAGTAGCAGGTGCTATTATTTCCGGAGCATATATGGGGGATAAATTATCACCATTATCGGATACGACGAACTTAGCACCGGCAATGGCTGGGACAGATTTATTTACTCATATTAAACATATGCTGTATACAACAGTACCTAGTTTCATCATATCTATAATTTTATTTGGATTTATCGGGACTAAATATACAGGAGCAGCATTAAATACAGAGATGATCGACGGAATATTAAGCACTCTAAGTGGAAACTTTAATATCAGCCCACTACTATTATTAGTACCGGTTATTGTAATCGGGGCAGTAATAATGAAAGTTCCGGCAATACCCGGATTATTCGGTGGAGCTATCCTAGGTGGAATAGCTGCAATGATCTTCCAAGGAGCATCATTAGCTACGGTATTTTCGACTTTACACTATGGATACGAAGGTGAATCAGGGTTAGAAATGGTAGACTCTCTATTAAATAGAGGAGGACTAGACTCTATGATGTGGACTGTTTCATTAATTATTTGTGCCATGATCTTAGGTGGAATAATGGAAAAAACACAAATGTTAGAAACTTTAGCACTGAAGATTTTATCTGTGGCACATACTACTGGAAACTTAATATTAGTAACTATATTAACACCAATTTTTGTAAACTCAGTAGCTGGAGACCAGTATCTTGCCATAGTTGTGCCTGGAAGAATGTTTAAAGGTGCCTATGAAGAAAAAGGATTACACCCTAAAAACCTTTCCAGATCATTGGAGGATGCAGGAACCCTTACATCACCATTGATCCCTTGGAATACATGCGGGGCATATATGATCGCTACCCTGGGGCTGGCACCATGGACTTATGTTCCATATTGTTTCTTGAACTTAATCAATCCAATTGTAGCTATAATCTATGGGTATACAGGATTCTCTATTGAAAAGATAGAAAAGAAAAAGGTAGAAGCAGAAGCAGAAGTATAG
- the orr gene encoding ornithine racemase Orr, translated as MTEYPRVVVDLDKIRKNVKVLTKKCRESQIDVVGITKVFSGNIEVAKILVEGGVKYLGDSRVENLKKYESLDVPKVMIRLPMSSQIKEVVKHVDISLNSEISTIALLNEEAGKQYRVHRIILMLELGDLREGILPEDVESYMDQISSMQNIKLEGIGVNLTCYGGIIPSFDNLEQLEKIANLIEKKYDLKLNIISGGNSSSLDLLWKKKMPPKINNLRLGEALIFGRGTAYGKNLEGCFYDSVKLEVEIIELKEKESYPVGEIGLNAFGKKPVFIDRGKRKRAILAIGKQDVDQSNLEAMDEKLIILGASSDHLVLDVTDSKREYKVGDIVEFKLDYGSLLQLTTSPYVKKVFN; from the coding sequence ATGACTGAATACCCAAGGGTAGTGGTTGATTTGGATAAAATTAGAAAAAATGTAAAAGTTTTGACAAAAAAATGCAGGGAATCCCAGATAGATGTAGTGGGAATAACCAAAGTTTTTTCTGGAAATATTGAGGTAGCTAAGATATTAGTGGAAGGAGGAGTAAAATATTTAGGAGATTCCAGGGTAGAAAATTTAAAAAAATATGAAAGCTTAGATGTTCCCAAGGTAATGATCCGTCTGCCTATGAGTTCCCAGATAAAAGAAGTGGTAAAACATGTGGATATAAGTTTAAACAGTGAAATATCTACTATAGCTCTTTTAAATGAGGAGGCAGGAAAACAATATAGAGTCCACAGAATTATTCTGATGCTTGAATTAGGAGACCTCAGAGAGGGAATCCTGCCTGAAGATGTAGAGAGCTATATGGATCAGATAAGTTCTATGCAAAATATTAAATTAGAGGGGATAGGTGTGAATCTCACATGTTATGGTGGGATCATCCCCAGCTTCGATAATTTAGAACAATTAGAAAAAATTGCGAATTTAATAGAGAAAAAATATGATTTAAAATTGAATATTATCTCAGGAGGGAATTCCAGTAGTTTAGATCTTTTGTGGAAGAAGAAGATGCCGCCAAAAATAAATAACCTAAGGTTGGGAGAAGCCCTTATCTTTGGGAGGGGAACAGCCTATGGAAAAAATCTAGAAGGGTGCTTCTATGACAGTGTAAAATTAGAGGTAGAGATAATAGAACTGAAAGAAAAGGAGTCCTATCCAGTGGGAGAAATTGGGCTCAATGCTTTTGGGAAAAAACCTGTATTTATCGACAGGGGAAAGAGAAAACGTGCTATATTAGCCATTGGAAAACAAGATGTAGACCAGTCTAACTTAGAAGCAATGGATGAAAAATTAATAATATTAGGTGCCAGTAGTGATCATTTGGTGCTGGATGTAACCGATTCAAAAAGGGAATATAAGGTAGGAGATATAGTGGAATTTAAGTTAGATTATGGTTCCCTTTTGCAGTTAACCACATCACCCTATGTAAAAAAAGTGTTTAATTAA
- a CDS encoding GlmL-related ornithine degradation protein has protein sequence MKIDVLVAEIGSTTTVVNAFGNLEGENPKFIGQGQAPTTVDQGDVNLGLMDATYDLEEKLGIRELEYDEFLATSSAAGGLKMTVHGLVYDMTAKAAKEAALGAGANIHMVTSGKLRRTDLKEIEKIKPNIILLAGGVDYGERDTALYNAELLAKLNLDVPVIYAGNIQNCEEIKLIFEDYGKEDLLKIVENVYPKIDQLNVEPVRRVIQDVFEEHIIHAPGMERVRDIVSGPIVPTPGAVMEGSKILKEVIGDLVTIDVGGATTDIHSVTDGSEEITRILISPEPIAKRTVEGDLGVYVNMKNIVEIIGEKNLAKELTLEEEELTEHLLNFPPIPKSEVEMKLVEILTEKAVIMSIHRHAGGYRHLFGETKKTLAEGKDLTSVKWIIGTGGALTKLPNRLEILKKVAMSNKGDKLLPTPEVKILIDNDYIMASLGVLSKYNKESAVKLLKKSLRIEEVETL, from the coding sequence ATGAAAATAGATGTTTTGGTAGCAGAGATAGGAAGTACTACAACAGTTGTCAATGCCTTTGGAAATCTAGAGGGAGAAAACCCTAAATTTATAGGGCAGGGGCAGGCACCTACCACGGTAGATCAGGGTGATGTAAATCTAGGTCTTATGGATGCTACCTATGATCTAGAGGAAAAATTGGGGATTAGAGAGTTGGAATATGATGAGTTCCTGGCTACAAGCAGTGCGGCAGGGGGCCTGAAGATGACTGTTCATGGGTTGGTATATGATATGACAGCCAAAGCGGCAAAGGAAGCAGCCCTTGGAGCGGGAGCAAATATCCACATGGTTACATCGGGAAAACTCCGAAGAACCGATCTAAAGGAAATAGAAAAAATTAAACCAAATATAATTTTACTTGCTGGAGGAGTGGACTATGGTGAGCGGGATACAGCTCTATACAATGCAGAACTCCTGGCTAAACTTAATCTGGATGTCCCTGTAATCTATGCAGGGAACATCCAAAATTGTGAGGAAATAAAGTTAATATTTGAGGACTATGGGAAGGAAGATCTTCTAAAGATAGTAGAAAATGTATATCCTAAGATAGACCAGCTGAATGTCGAACCTGTAAGACGTGTAATCCAGGATGTTTTTGAAGAACATATCATCCATGCTCCGGGGATGGAAAGGGTAAGAGACATAGTAAGCGGACCTATAGTACCTACTCCGGGAGCAGTAATGGAAGGTTCTAAGATCTTGAAAGAAGTTATAGGGGATCTGGTAACGATAGATGTGGGGGGAGCTACCACAGATATCCATTCGGTAACCGATGGCAGTGAGGAGATTACGCGTATTTTAATTTCCCCGGAACCTATAGCCAAAAGGACTGTTGAGGGAGACTTGGGAGTCTATGTAAATATGAAAAACATAGTTGAGATAATAGGAGAAAAAAACCTGGCTAAAGAACTGACCTTGGAGGAGGAAGAGCTGACGGAACATCTTTTGAATTTTCCGCCTATTCCTAAAAGTGAAGTGGAGATGAAATTAGTAGAGATCCTGACGGAAAAAGCGGTAATTATGTCAATTCATCGGCATGCGGGAGGATATAGACACCTTTTTGGTGAAACTAAAAAAACTCTTGCTGAGGGAAAGGACCTTACCAGTGTGAAGTGGATAATTGGGACTGGAGGAGCATTGACTAAACTGCCAAACAGGTTAGAGATCTTAAAAAAAGTAGCAATGAGCAACAAGGGAGATAAACTTCTGCCTACACCAGAGGTAAAAATATTGATAGATAATGATTATATTATGGCTTCTTTGGGAGTCCTATCAAAATATAATAAAGAGTCAGCTGTTAAATTACTCAAAAAAAGTTTAAGGATAGAGGAGGTGGAAACTTTATGA
- the oraE gene encoding D-ornithine 4,5-aminomutase subunit OraE codes for MKKLIPTEKMDIREILSDLENYRPKRRGWTWRKKVKNLKMGAFEFTDCSEPLKNSIGIPASRYFDNLDPQPAEVITTEIASGRFEDDIRRMRMAAWHGADHLMVIRTAGQSHFDGLIEGTPQGIGGVPITRKQVRAQRKACDLIEEEVGRPINYHSYVSGVAGPDVAVMFAEEGVNGAHQDPQYNVLYRNINMIRSFIDAAESKKIMGWAEMAQIDGAHNANATARDAWKVMPELMVQHGLNSIFSYKSGIKKENICLSTVPPTAAPAPSMKFDLPYAVALRDLFTEYKMRAQMNTKYITSSSREATVTHVMNMMISRLTSADIQSTITPDEGRNVPWHVYNIEACDTAKQTLVGLDGLLEMVEVRKDGYLPKMVRELKERAVLYLEEMMETGGYFEAVEKGFFVDSGNYPEKNGDGIGRKKDGGVGAGRVFTRDEDYMAPVTGHFGNNNIDQYGATNPADLIGGCTFEDPDKIVYIDELDDVDNVNVRMAENEEYRSTSKIKPEVEWLADGTVQIELFLPTSQRVAEFAAIEFAKKMNLTNPEVIHSEVMHISEGTRVQVKGKVEFDLDLNSLVIPPEPEVMSDDEIRELVEKYDMKIVAGTVGEDEHSVGLREVIDIKHGGVEKFGMEVEYLGTSVPCEKLIDAAVELNADVVLASTIISHDDVHYKNMKKLHELAIEKGIRDKIIICAGGTQVTPEIARKNGMDEGFSKNDRGVNVASFLVKRKKEMMAGK; via the coding sequence ATGAAAAAATTAATACCAACTGAAAAAATGGATATAAGAGAGATCCTGAGTGACCTTGAAAATTACAGACCCAAAAGAAGGGGATGGACTTGGAGAAAGAAGGTAAAGAATTTAAAGATGGGAGCATTTGAATTTACTGACTGCTCGGAACCGTTAAAAAATTCTATAGGAATACCAGCATCCAGATATTTTGATAATTTAGACCCCCAGCCAGCAGAAGTAATCACAACAGAGATAGCATCAGGAAGATTTGAAGATGATATAAGAAGGATGAGGATGGCAGCCTGGCATGGAGCGGATCACCTTATGGTAATCAGAACAGCTGGACAATCTCATTTTGATGGACTGATCGAGGGAACGCCCCAGGGGATTGGAGGAGTTCCTATCACTAGAAAACAAGTGAGAGCACAGAGGAAAGCTTGTGATCTCATAGAGGAAGAGGTAGGGAGACCTATAAACTACCATTCATATGTATCTGGAGTAGCAGGACCTGACGTAGCGGTAATGTTTGCGGAAGAGGGTGTAAATGGAGCCCATCAGGACCCCCAATACAATGTACTCTATAGAAATATAAATATGATAAGATCATTTATAGATGCGGCGGAATCTAAAAAAATAATGGGTTGGGCTGAGATGGCTCAAATAGATGGAGCACATAATGCCAATGCAACAGCTAGAGATGCATGGAAGGTAATGCCGGAACTTATGGTTCAGCACGGGCTTAACTCTATATTTTCATATAAATCAGGAATAAAGAAAGAAAATATATGTCTTTCTACTGTACCACCTACAGCAGCCCCGGCACCATCTATGAAATTTGACCTGCCTTATGCAGTGGCTCTTAGAGATCTATTTACAGAATATAAGATGAGAGCTCAGATGAATACAAAATATATCACTTCATCTTCCAGGGAAGCTACAGTAACTCATGTAATGAATATGATGATCTCCAGGCTGACAAGTGCTGATATCCAGTCTACAATTACACCAGATGAGGGAAGAAATGTACCTTGGCATGTGTATAATATAGAGGCTTGTGATACAGCTAAACAAACTCTAGTAGGGTTAGACGGGTTACTGGAGATGGTAGAAGTAAGAAAAGACGGATACCTTCCAAAAATGGTAAGAGAATTAAAGGAAAGAGCAGTACTTTATCTGGAAGAGATGATGGAAACCGGCGGATATTTTGAAGCTGTAGAAAAAGGTTTCTTCGTAGATTCCGGTAACTATCCTGAAAAAAATGGTGATGGAATAGGCAGAAAAAAAGATGGAGGAGTAGGAGCAGGAAGAGTATTCACAAGGGATGAAGACTATATGGCCCCTGTAACAGGACATTTTGGAAATAATAATATAGATCAATACGGAGCTACTAATCCAGCGGACTTAATAGGTGGCTGCACATTTGAAGATCCAGATAAGATCGTATATATCGATGAGTTAGATGACGTAGATAATGTAAATGTAAGGATGGCAGAAAATGAGGAGTATAGATCCACATCTAAGATCAAGCCAGAGGTAGAATGGCTGGCTGACGGAACTGTACAGATAGAGCTATTCCTGCCTACAAGCCAGAGGGTAGCAGAATTTGCCGCTATTGAATTTGCCAAGAAGATGAATCTGACAAATCCAGAGGTAATTCATTCTGAAGTTATGCATATAAGCGAGGGAACCAGGGTACAGGTCAAAGGAAAGGTTGAATTTGATCTGGATCTGAATAGTTTGGTAATACCGCCTGAGCCTGAAGTAATGTCAGATGATGAGATCAGAGAATTGGTAGAAAAATATGATATGAAGATAGTAGCAGGAACTGTAGGAGAAGACGAACATTCAGTTGGACTTCGTGAAGTTATAGATATAAAACATGGAGGAGTGGAAAAATTTGGAATGGAAGTTGAGTATTTGGGAACTTCTGTACCTTGTGAGAAATTAATTGATGCAGCTGTGGAATTAAATGCAGATGTAGTATTAGCTTCTACAATCATCTCCCATGACGATGTTCACTATAAGAATATGAAAAAATTACATGAATTAGCCATTGAAAAAGGAATCAGAGATAAGATAATTATCTGTGCCGGCGGTACCCAGGTAACACCTGAGATAGCTAGAAAAAATGGGATGGATGAAGGGTTCTCGAAAAATGACAGAGGAGTAAATGTAGCCTCATTCCTGGTGAAAAGAAAGAAAGAGATGATGGCAGGGAAATAA
- a CDS encoding ornithine aminomutase subunit alpha — translation MKGYLKREDDFSTRRKHLHNLTDEELKNRFWELAEKLVDPMLDLAKTHTTPSIERSVLLRMGFSSIEAKPLVDGAIDRGLMGKGVGHLVYKISEEKNISIRQAGEEMIEGNHWDTLIEIFKGGKK, via the coding sequence ATGAAAGGATATTTAAAAAGAGAGGATGATTTCTCTACAAGAAGAAAACATCTGCATAATTTAACAGATGAGGAATTAAAAAACAGATTTTGGGAGTTGGCAGAAAAATTAGTGGATCCAATGTTAGACCTGGCTAAAACACACACAACACCTTCAATTGAGAGATCTGTACTCTTAAGAATGGGATTTTCCAGTATAGAGGCTAAGCCGTTGGTAGACGGAGCAATAGATCGAGGGCTTATGGGGAAGGGTGTAGGTCATTTAGTATATAAGATATCAGAGGAAAAAAACATATCTATCCGGCAAGCAGGGGAAGAGATGATAGAGGGGAACCACTGGGATACCCTTATAGAAATCTTTAAGGGAGGTAAGAAATAA